One genomic region from Reichenbachiella ulvae encodes:
- a CDS encoding M42 family metallopeptidase produces MNEKSKKFLYEYLDNASPTGFESSGQKIWLEYIKAFTDEYITDTYGSVAAIINPEAEYKVVIEAHADEISWFVNYISDEGYIYVVRNGGSDHQIAPSKRVNIATDKGIVKGVFGWPAIHVRDAKSEKAPGLDNIFIDVGCESKKEVEELGIQVGNVITFDDELMELNGKYLCGRALDNRIGGFMIAEVARKLAENNVKLPFGLYIVNAVQEEIGLRGAEMMAARIKPNVAIITDVCHDTHSPMYDKKKDGDQKAGKGPVLSFGPAVQNNLLKMIMETADNKKIPYQRAAASRSTGTDTDAFAYSGEGIASSLISLPIKYMHTTVETAHLEDVQNVIDLMYEFLVQLKEGHDFRYIK; encoded by the coding sequence ATGAATGAAAAGAGCAAAAAGTTTCTTTACGAATATTTAGACAATGCATCACCGACTGGATTTGAGTCTTCGGGACAAAAGATTTGGTTAGAATATATCAAAGCCTTTACGGATGAATACATCACGGACACCTATGGGTCAGTAGCTGCGATCATCAACCCTGAAGCGGAGTACAAAGTAGTGATAGAAGCACATGCAGATGAGATTTCATGGTTTGTGAACTACATATCTGATGAAGGTTATATCTATGTGGTTCGCAATGGAGGTTCGGATCATCAGATCGCTCCATCGAAGCGCGTAAATATCGCCACCGACAAGGGAATCGTGAAAGGAGTCTTCGGTTGGCCGGCTATTCATGTGCGTGATGCCAAATCAGAAAAGGCACCTGGTCTTGACAACATCTTCATCGATGTGGGATGCGAATCCAAAAAAGAGGTTGAGGAACTGGGTATTCAGGTAGGCAATGTGATCACCTTCGACGATGAACTGATGGAGCTCAATGGGAAATATCTATGCGGGCGTGCACTTGACAATCGTATCGGTGGATTTATGATCGCTGAGGTGGCTCGCAAGCTGGCTGAGAATAATGTCAAGTTGCCATTTGGACTATATATCGTAAATGCCGTGCAGGAGGAAATCGGATTGCGTGGCGCTGAAATGATGGCAGCTCGTATCAAGCCCAATGTGGCGATCATCACGGATGTATGTCACGATACGCACTCGCCTATGTATGACAAAAAGAAGGATGGAGACCAAAAGGCTGGAAAAGGGCCTGTGTTGTCATTCGGTCCAGCTGTGCAAAACAACCTGCTGAAAATGATCATGGAGACGGCTGACAATAAAAAGATTCCATATCAAAGAGCCGCTGCTTCTCGATCTACAGGGACTGATACCGATGCCTTTGCCTACAGTGGGGAGGGGATTGCTTCTTCCCTGATCTCTCTGCCGATCAAGTACATGCATACCACGGTAGAAACGGCACATTTAGAGGATGTTCAAAATGTGATTGACCTGATGTACGAGTTTTTGGTACAGCTGAAGGAAGGTCATGATTTCCGCTACATCAAGTAA
- a CDS encoding helix-turn-helix domain-containing protein, with product MEVICLQSRALDLLITKVLDEAKERLDNLNKRWLNHEETMSLLNIKSKSTLQKLRDAGSIRFSQPERKIILYDRESIEQYLEANARETF from the coding sequence ATGGAGGTAATATGTTTGCAGTCCAGAGCACTGGATTTGCTAATCACAAAAGTTCTGGATGAAGCGAAAGAACGTCTAGACAATCTCAACAAAAGGTGGCTCAATCATGAAGAGACAATGAGCCTTCTAAACATCAAATCAAAATCAACACTGCAGAAGCTTCGAGATGCTGGGAGTATTCGTTTTTCACAGCCAGAGAGGAAGATCATATTGTATGATCGTGAGTCTATCGAGCAGTATTTGGAAGCTAACGCAAGAGAAACATTTTAA
- a CDS encoding Ppx/GppA phosphatase family protein yields MREGIIDIGTNTFHLLIVDRAADNEVLHKEKVAVRIGKNGISKGFISDDAVERAIETLTRFRAKIKEYEVEKVTATATSAVRNAENKQEFVDAIRETTGIEINILSGHDEAFLIYQGVKEFLTIEDPALIMDIGGGSIEFILADGDHIIWLRSYEIGGQRLIDQFHKSDPIATNEINDLNQFLNETLTEVFEKCEQYGAQYLIGSSGSFDTFWDMYSAKVNASINESPILTQDSFQEIYDDLISKNKEERLVIPGMVRMRVDMIVGAAVVTKNVMDNCGFSQIKVSPFALKEGVLFHGLPKSN; encoded by the coding sequence ATGAGAGAAGGCATCATCGACATTGGCACCAATACATTTCACCTCCTGATCGTAGACCGTGCTGCCGATAACGAAGTATTACACAAAGAAAAAGTAGCAGTTCGCATAGGAAAGAACGGCATCAGCAAGGGCTTTATCTCCGACGATGCAGTCGAACGTGCTATAGAAACTCTCACACGTTTTCGTGCCAAAATCAAAGAATACGAGGTAGAAAAAGTAACAGCTACTGCCACCAGTGCCGTTCGCAACGCGGAGAACAAACAAGAGTTTGTAGATGCGATCAGAGAGACTACGGGCATTGAAATCAACATCCTTTCTGGTCACGACGAGGCTTTCCTGATCTATCAGGGAGTCAAAGAATTTTTGACCATAGAAGATCCCGCTTTGATCATGGATATTGGTGGAGGCAGCATCGAATTCATATTGGCAGATGGTGACCATATCATTTGGCTCAGAAGCTATGAGATCGGCGGTCAGCGCTTGATCGATCAATTTCACAAATCTGATCCCATCGCTACCAATGAAATAAATGATCTCAACCAATTCCTGAACGAAACACTGACTGAAGTATTCGAAAAGTGCGAACAATATGGTGCGCAATATCTGATCGGTTCGTCTGGTTCTTTTGACACCTTCTGGGACATGTACAGTGCCAAGGTCAATGCCAGCATCAACGAATCTCCTATCCTAACCCAAGACAGTTTTCAAGAAATATACGATGACCTGATTTCAAAAAACAAGGAAGAACGTCTGGTGATACCCGGCATGGTTCGCATGCGAGTAGACATGATCGTAGGTGCTGCCGTAGTGACCAAAAACGTCATGGACAACTGCGGTTTCAGCCAGATCAAAGTCTCACCCTTCGCCCTCAAAGAAGGCGTCTTGTTTCATGGTCTCCCCAAATCCAATTAA
- a CDS encoding DUF1593 domain-containing protein: MRLASFTLAFLFAVQIVLAQKPSVWIYTDTTDPSLPGNNHMGTINDPDDVSAMAGYLLMANMFDTKGIIVASTHREEHAHTPDQGEWANRYYGDAYRKDVNGLNENIGGYPTNIQFTESSIKVTAERFDLKGDYQSLDKYPTVRMLLDSMLTTDQVIHVLCWGSLTEPAILVKHLIQTKQVHLFNQLKFIAHWTNSSLHQGTPEHPEHVANCREDATACAFLKEMALNGHIEYYECGAIGQHGIVSGGPKGMEYFEQFKSSSLGRMFVEGKYVHNGVDHSDAATYWVLLGDWGVSLSDIKSNGANFPDMEKANQERFAFWSQRIHDELLRRVKLCY, from the coding sequence ATGAGATTAGCCAGTTTTACCCTTGCATTCCTTTTTGCAGTGCAAATTGTATTAGCTCAAAAGCCTTCTGTATGGATTTATACAGATACTACTGATCCGAGTCTCCCGGGAAATAATCATATGGGTACCATCAATGATCCAGATGATGTTTCGGCCATGGCGGGTTATTTGCTCATGGCTAATATGTTTGATACTAAAGGAATAATAGTTGCCAGTACACATCGCGAAGAGCATGCTCATACTCCTGACCAGGGAGAGTGGGCTAACCGTTATTATGGGGATGCCTATCGAAAGGATGTTAATGGACTTAATGAAAATATCGGTGGTTACCCGACGAATATACAATTTACCGAGTCATCCATCAAAGTCACAGCAGAGAGGTTTGATCTCAAAGGCGATTATCAATCATTGGACAAATACCCAACGGTACGGATGCTACTGGACTCGATGCTTACAACTGATCAAGTGATCCATGTGCTTTGCTGGGGTTCTTTGACTGAGCCTGCAATATTGGTAAAGCATCTTATACAGACGAAACAAGTGCATTTATTTAATCAACTCAAATTTATTGCTCATTGGACCAACTCTAGCCTTCATCAAGGAACTCCCGAGCATCCAGAGCATGTGGCCAATTGCCGTGAAGATGCCACTGCTTGCGCATTCTTGAAGGAAATGGCCCTTAATGGTCATATCGAGTATTACGAATGTGGAGCTATTGGCCAACATGGAATTGTGAGTGGAGGCCCAAAAGGCATGGAATATTTCGAACAGTTCAAAAGTAGTAGCCTTGGTAGAATGTTCGTTGAGGGGAAGTATGTACACAATGGAGTGGATCACTCAGATGCAGCTACTTATTGGGTTTTGTTAGGAGACTGGGGTGTTTCACTCTCAGATATCAAATCGAACGGTGCCAATTTTCCAGACATGGAAAAAGCCAATCAAGAACGGTTTGCATTCTGGTCTCAGCGTATTCATGATGAGTTATTGAGAAGAGTGAAACTTTGTTATTAA
- a CDS encoding FdhF/YdeP family oxidoreductase translates to MSKQDRRDVAVEGSKAFTGIRLAAAPSYAAGLPAVKVALDHAMKEMGLARSVATLSKLNQVEGIDCPGCAWPDPKKRSSLGEFCENGVKAIAEEATTQRVTPKFFEEHSVIEMSRWTDYQIGKSGRLTHPMILRPGSIHYEPIEWREAFELIARQLHDLDDPNEAVFYTSGRSSNEAAFLYGLFIRAYGTNNMPDCSNMCHESSGAALGETLGIGKGSVTLEDFEDAEVVMVIGQNPGTNHPRMLSALQKCKERGGKVISINPLEEAGLVRFKNPQELSGVLKGTALTDVHLQVKINQDVALLKLIMKGLATLENQHGGVFDWDFIRAKTQGVEEVLSDLDRYSEEELLALSGVSKQKLDEVIVLLAQKKRIIICWAMGLTQHKNGVDNIKECVNLLLLKGSIGIIGGGTCPVRGHSNVQGDRTVGIMHHVSPKLNASIEKAFGFQPPNKEGLDTVHAIKAMHEGKAKVFVALGGNFLSAASDTHYTAEALQRCEMTVSISTKLNRTHLVTGKTALILPTLGRTEKDHKNGENRYVTVENSMGRVHQSHGRLDPASDQLMSEPEIIAQLASAYFKKDSPVDWQQFGTDYGLIREKIAEVFSGFEDYSQRSGQSGFDLPNHARQGDFSKMPEGRARFSVCGLPRHELDEEEFLLMTIRSHDQFNTTIYGLDDRYRGIYNERRVVLIHESDAKKLGLQKLDKVDLVSCYDGVERRAEDFLIVPYNIPQGNLAAYFPETNVLIPHDQYADKSHTPISKSVKVRIEKK, encoded by the coding sequence ATGAGTAAGCAAGACCGACGTGATGTGGCAGTGGAGGGATCGAAAGCATTTACAGGAATTCGACTAGCGGCAGCACCTAGCTATGCTGCGGGATTGCCTGCTGTCAAGGTTGCCCTGGACCATGCCATGAAAGAAATGGGATTGGCTCGGTCGGTCGCGACACTTTCTAAGCTCAATCAGGTAGAAGGAATCGACTGCCCGGGCTGTGCCTGGCCCGATCCAAAGAAGCGATCTTCTCTTGGCGAGTTTTGCGAAAATGGCGTTAAGGCCATCGCCGAAGAGGCGACTACCCAGCGAGTCACCCCCAAGTTTTTCGAAGAACACTCTGTAATCGAGATGTCCCGATGGACTGATTATCAAATTGGCAAGAGTGGCAGACTCACACATCCCATGATCCTGCGTCCGGGTAGCATCCACTACGAACCGATAGAATGGCGGGAGGCATTCGAACTAATTGCCAGGCAACTACATGATCTGGATGATCCTAATGAAGCGGTGTTTTATACCTCAGGCCGATCCAGCAATGAGGCGGCTTTTCTATATGGTTTGTTCATCCGAGCTTATGGCACCAACAACATGCCCGATTGCTCCAATATGTGCCACGAGTCCAGTGGGGCAGCACTCGGAGAGACCCTGGGTATAGGGAAGGGGTCGGTTACGCTGGAGGATTTTGAGGATGCAGAGGTGGTGATGGTCATCGGACAAAACCCCGGCACCAATCACCCTAGAATGCTCTCTGCTTTGCAAAAATGCAAGGAGCGAGGAGGAAAGGTTATTTCAATTAATCCGCTAGAAGAAGCCGGTCTCGTCCGCTTCAAAAACCCGCAAGAATTGTCCGGAGTGCTAAAAGGCACGGCCCTTACCGATGTTCATCTTCAGGTCAAAATCAATCAGGACGTGGCGTTGCTAAAGTTGATTATGAAAGGTCTGGCTACTCTGGAGAATCAGCATGGTGGTGTATTCGATTGGGACTTTATCCGAGCCAAAACACAAGGAGTGGAAGAAGTCCTTTCAGATTTGGATCGCTACAGTGAAGAAGAGCTTTTGGCGCTTTCTGGAGTTTCAAAGCAGAAGCTGGACGAGGTGATAGTGCTTTTGGCTCAGAAGAAAAGAATCATCATCTGCTGGGCCATGGGGTTGACCCAGCACAAAAATGGTGTGGACAATATCAAGGAATGCGTGAACCTGCTGTTACTAAAAGGCAGTATAGGGATCATAGGAGGCGGAACTTGTCCCGTACGAGGACACAGCAATGTGCAGGGCGATCGAACGGTAGGAATCATGCATCACGTCTCCCCCAAACTCAATGCCTCCATCGAAAAGGCTTTTGGTTTTCAACCTCCCAATAAGGAAGGCCTGGACACCGTTCATGCCATCAAAGCCATGCATGAAGGGAAAGCAAAGGTGTTTGTGGCATTGGGTGGCAATTTCTTGTCAGCCGCTTCGGATACCCACTATACTGCAGAGGCCCTTCAGCGCTGTGAGATGACGGTTTCTATCAGCACCAAACTGAATAGAACTCATTTGGTTACGGGCAAAACGGCTCTGATCTTGCCTACATTGGGCAGAACCGAAAAGGATCATAAGAATGGTGAGAACAGATACGTGACCGTCGAAAACAGTATGGGTCGCGTACATCAGTCTCATGGTCGGTTGGATCCCGCTTCGGATCAGTTGATGAGCGAGCCAGAGATCATAGCGCAATTGGCCAGTGCTTATTTCAAGAAGGATTCTCCGGTCGACTGGCAGCAGTTTGGGACCGATTATGGTTTGATTCGAGAGAAGATAGCTGAGGTGTTTTCTGGATTTGAAGATTACAGCCAAAGGTCTGGTCAATCAGGGTTTGACCTGCCCAATCATGCGAGGCAAGGAGATTTTAGCAAGATGCCTGAGGGGCGAGCTCGTTTTAGTGTGTGTGGACTGCCTCGTCATGAGTTAGACGAGGAGGAGTTTCTGCTCATGACTATTCGGTCCCATGATCAGTTCAATACGACGATCTATGGCCTGGATGATCGCTATCGTGGTATATACAACGAACGAAGGGTCGTTTTGATCCACGAGTCGGATGCCAAAAAGCTGGGATTACAGAAGTTGGACAAAGTAGATCTCGTCAGCTGCTATGATGGGGTGGAGCGGAGAGCCGAAGATTTTTTGATCGTTCCTTACAATATCCCTCAAGGCAATTTGGCGGCTTACTTTCCAGAAACCAACGTGTTGATCCCGCACGACCAATACGCAGACAAGAGCCATACGCCGATTAGTAAATCTGTAAAGGTGAGGATTGAAAAAAAGTAA
- a CDS encoding ATP-binding protein, translating into MAFDKNILAGRIVDDNTWWEDDRIPFYDEFSKRRYYHGFFELVSQKFPHRAVVLMGPRRIGKTVIMYQAIQDLIDQGVNPKNIFYFSLDTPIYTNVPLEELISYGLEINKVSIEESYIFFDEIQYLKNWEIHLKSLVDRNRKSKFIASGSAAAALRMKSIESGAGRFTDYFLPPLTFAEYIDLNGYDDLLSETEVDFGGPRRFYECSDIERFNNHFIDYINFGGFPEIALNSDKVKNPERVIQKDITDKVIMKDLPGLFGIENTLELQQFFNVLSYRTGEILDYKKVSQETKTDNKTIKKYIKYLEAAFLIKVLHRVDLTAKRFKNITQFKIYLTNPSLFTGLFGRVTDGDERFPHLVETAVYAQYLHREHEFLRYANWKTGKDEGEVDLIQISNNYQDVHWAVEIKWSDNPKAGKLKQFMSKNNLTKGVITSKTKFEDFEDLLIVPNSIYAYVVSKNALRKLDDEIF; encoded by the coding sequence ATGGCTTTTGATAAGAATATACTGGCAGGTAGAATAGTTGATGATAATACTTGGTGGGAAGATGATAGGATTCCCTTTTATGACGAATTTAGTAAAAGAAGATATTATCACGGATTTTTTGAATTAGTATCTCAAAAATTTCCACACAGGGCTGTGGTTTTGATGGGCCCAAGAAGAATTGGTAAAACTGTGATAATGTATCAAGCTATTCAGGATTTGATTGATCAAGGGGTCAATCCAAAAAATATCTTTTATTTCAGCTTGGACACACCAATATACACAAATGTTCCATTAGAAGAATTAATAAGTTATGGACTTGAAATTAATAAAGTTTCTATTGAAGAGTCCTACATATTTTTCGATGAGATTCAGTATTTGAAAAATTGGGAAATTCATTTAAAATCACTCGTAGATAGAAACAGAAAATCAAAGTTTATCGCAAGTGGTAGCGCAGCGGCAGCATTACGGATGAAAAGCATTGAAAGTGGTGCGGGTAGATTTACAGACTACTTTTTACCCCCATTAACATTTGCTGAATACATTGATTTGAATGGATATGATGATTTGTTATCTGAAACTGAAGTCGATTTCGGTGGACCTAGAAGGTTTTACGAGTGTTCTGATATTGAAAGGTTTAACAATCATTTCATCGACTATATTAATTTTGGCGGTTTTCCAGAAATTGCTCTAAACTCAGACAAGGTTAAAAACCCTGAAAGGGTAATCCAAAAGGATATAACTGATAAGGTAATCATGAAAGATTTACCAGGATTATTTGGTATCGAAAACACCTTGGAATTACAACAATTTTTTAATGTATTATCATATCGTACGGGTGAGATTTTGGATTATAAAAAAGTGTCCCAAGAAACTAAAACTGATAACAAGACAATAAAAAAATACATCAAATATTTAGAGGCCGCATTTTTAATTAAAGTACTGCATAGAGTAGACCTAACTGCAAAGCGATTTAAGAACATAACTCAATTTAAAATTTATCTTACCAACCCAAGTTTGTTTACGGGATTGTTTGGTCGAGTAACAGATGGTGACGAAAGATTTCCTCATTTGGTTGAAACAGCTGTTTACGCTCAATATCTACATAGAGAACATGAATTCTTAAGGTATGCCAATTGGAAAACAGGAAAGGATGAAGGTGAAGTAGATTTAATACAAATCAGCAACAACTATCAAGATGTACATTGGGCAGTTGAAATTAAATGGTCAGACAATCCTAAAGCTGGTAAACTAAAACAATTTATGTCCAAAAATAATTTGACAAAAGGAGTTATTACCAGTAAAACAAAGTTTGAAGATTTCGAAGACCTTCTAATTGTTCCCAACAGTATTTATGCGTATGTAGTAAGTAAAAACGCCTTGAGAAAATTGGATGATGAAATTTTTTAA
- a CDS encoding acyl-CoA carboxylase subunit beta — protein MTLKTEKEKIEHLAQLNKEAELGGGEKRIAAQHDKGKLSARERIELLLDKGTFQEIGKLVVHRATDFGLDKKKFLGDGVVTGYGNVDGRLIYVYSQDFTVFGGSLSETHAEKIVKIMDLAMQNGAPLIGLNDSGGARIQEGVVSLGGYADIFYRNTLASGVVPQISAIMGPCAGGAVYSPAITDFIFMVENTSYMFVTGPNVVKTVTNEEVTSEELGGASTHSSKSGVTHFASVNEVECIRDIKRLLSFIPQNCEEKPMDLLFDPKDETRDKLDSIIPENPNQPYDIKEVIKEVVDAQDFFEVHQNYADNIVVGFARIGGKSIGIVANQPQSLAGVLDIDASKKAARFVRFCDCFNIPLVVFEDVPGFLPGTDQEWNGIISNGAKLLFAFSEATVPRITVITRKAYGGAYDVMNSKHIGADLNFAWPTAEIAVMGAKGAAEIIFKSEIKAANDPKKKLDEKVEEYTEKFANPYAAASRGFVDEVIMPHNTRLKLISGLRMLENKVANLPRKKHSNIPL, from the coding sequence ATGACTTTAAAGACTGAAAAAGAGAAGATTGAGCATCTGGCCCAACTGAATAAGGAAGCTGAGCTGGGGGGAGGAGAAAAAAGAATCGCTGCCCAGCATGACAAAGGCAAGTTGAGTGCCAGAGAGCGAATCGAGCTTCTACTGGACAAAGGAACCTTTCAGGAAATTGGAAAGCTGGTGGTTCATCGCGCTACGGATTTTGGGTTGGATAAGAAGAAGTTTCTGGGCGATGGGGTCGTCACGGGCTATGGCAATGTGGATGGCCGACTGATCTATGTATATAGCCAGGACTTTACGGTATTTGGAGGATCCCTGTCAGAGACACATGCCGAAAAGATCGTGAAGATCATGGATCTGGCCATGCAAAATGGTGCGCCGCTCATTGGGCTCAATGACAGTGGTGGAGCCCGGATTCAGGAAGGGGTTGTTTCGCTAGGTGGCTATGCGGATATCTTCTATCGCAATACACTGGCCTCTGGTGTGGTGCCGCAGATATCGGCTATCATGGGACCTTGTGCAGGTGGGGCGGTTTATTCTCCAGCCATTACGGATTTTATCTTTATGGTGGAGAATACTTCCTACATGTTTGTGACCGGACCCAATGTGGTGAAGACTGTAACCAACGAGGAGGTGACCTCAGAGGAGCTCGGTGGTGCCTCTACACACAGCAGCAAGAGTGGCGTGACTCATTTCGCCTCAGTCAATGAAGTGGAGTGTATCCGAGACATAAAGCGACTGCTGAGTTTCATTCCACAAAACTGCGAAGAGAAACCCATGGATCTGCTTTTCGATCCCAAGGACGAAACCAGAGACAAACTGGATAGCATCATACCAGAGAACCCCAATCAGCCCTATGACATCAAGGAGGTAATCAAAGAGGTAGTAGATGCGCAGGACTTTTTCGAAGTACATCAAAACTATGCGGACAATATCGTCGTAGGATTTGCTCGGATAGGAGGTAAAAGTATCGGCATAGTGGCCAACCAGCCGCAGAGTCTGGCAGGCGTACTGGATATAGATGCCAGTAAGAAGGCTGCTCGTTTTGTACGCTTTTGTGATTGCTTCAATATTCCACTGGTAGTGTTTGAGGACGTGCCGGGCTTCTTGCCAGGCACTGATCAGGAGTGGAACGGTATCATTTCGAATGGGGCTAAACTGCTCTTTGCCTTCAGTGAGGCTACCGTGCCGAGAATCACCGTGATTACCCGCAAGGCCTATGGAGGGGCTTATGATGTAATGAATTCCAAGCACATAGGGGCGGATCTTAACTTTGCCTGGCCGACTGCAGAGATCGCCGTGATGGGGGCTAAGGGCGCTGCTGAGATCATTTTTAAATCCGAAATCAAAGCGGCTAATGATCCGAAAAAGAAGTTGGATGAGAAGGTAGAGGAGTACACCGAAAAATTTGCCAACCCCTATGCCGCAGCGAGCCGTGGCTTTGTCGACGAGGTGATAATGCCCCACAATACTCGCTTGAAATTGATCAGTGGCCTGCGTATGTTAGAAAATAAAGTGGCTAATTTGCCACGTAAAAAACACAGTAATATTCCATTATAA
- a CDS encoding Ldh family oxidoreductase, with translation MNYTYEQLHSFAKKIFMAIGHNEELATGAADVLISADLRGVDSHGIARLKGYVRLWEVERINAQPDIKIVHETPSTATIDADAALGLIAGPKAMQVAIDKAKQVGTGWVSVKNSNHYGIAGFHSMMALEEDMIGISMTNASPLVAPTFGKERMLGTNPISVAIPTLNETPFIADMATTTAANGKLEVLQRKKLDAPLGWVQDQEGHPTTNANGVKEGGALLPLGGDREHASHKGYILGSIVDIFSAVLSGANYGPWVPPFVSFIDPVANPVGEGLGHFFGAMRVDAFRPKEEFLQHMDQWVARFRETEAVDADNPVQIPGDFERGMEAERSKNGIPVLQAVLDDLKELGDKFEVEL, from the coding sequence ATGAATTACACTTACGAGCAGCTCCACAGCTTTGCAAAGAAAATATTCATGGCCATCGGCCACAACGAAGAATTGGCTACCGGTGCCGCAGATGTACTCATCAGCGCAGACCTGAGGGGAGTCGACTCTCACGGGATCGCCCGACTGAAAGGATACGTACGTCTATGGGAAGTAGAGCGCATCAACGCCCAACCAGACATCAAAATCGTACATGAAACACCCTCCACTGCAACCATAGATGCAGATGCTGCACTTGGACTGATCGCAGGACCCAAAGCCATGCAAGTCGCCATCGACAAAGCCAAACAAGTAGGCACCGGATGGGTCAGCGTCAAGAATTCGAATCACTACGGAATCGCGGGATTCCACTCCATGATGGCTCTGGAAGAGGACATGATCGGCATCTCTATGACCAACGCCAGTCCGCTGGTGGCCCCTACATTTGGCAAAGAACGGATGCTGGGCACCAATCCTATCTCTGTGGCCATCCCTACCTTGAACGAAACTCCTTTCATAGCAGACATGGCGACTACTACAGCTGCCAATGGTAAGCTGGAGGTATTGCAAAGAAAGAAACTCGATGCGCCACTCGGATGGGTACAAGATCAGGAAGGCCACCCTACTACCAATGCCAATGGTGTGAAAGAAGGCGGTGCACTACTCCCGCTTGGTGGAGATCGTGAGCATGCCTCTCACAAGGGCTACATTCTAGGATCTATTGTGGATATTTTCTCCGCAGTACTTTCGGGCGCCAATTACGGCCCCTGGGTTCCTCCATTTGTGAGCTTTATCGATCCGGTAGCCAACCCTGTCGGGGAAGGCCTGGGACATTTCTTTGGTGCAATGCGAGTGGATGCTTTTCGTCCCAAGGAAGAATTCCTGCAACATATGGACCAATGGGTCGCTCGCTTCCGGGAGACTGAAGCAGTCGATGCAGACAATCCTGTGCAGATTCCAGGGGATTTCGAAAGAGGCATGGAAGCCGAGAGAAGCAAAAATGGCATCCCGGTCCTACAAGCCGTATTGGATGACCTGAAGGAGCTGGGAGACAAGTTTGAGGTGGAACTCTAG